Below is a window of Mycolicibacterium chitae DNA.
CGTCTTGGAGTCCCGGCATCTGGATCGGCTTGCGCCGGGCGGGGGTGGTGGAGGTGCCGTCGGCCCGATTGGCCAGGGTCACCGCCTCCTCGGTCGCCCGGACCGACAGCCCCTCGGCGACGATGCGCGCCGCCAACTCCTCCTGCGCCTCGGCGCCCGCCTCGAGCGAGAGCAGCGCGCGGGCGTGACCGGCCGACAGCACGCCGGCGGCCACGCGGCGTTGCACGGCGATCGGCAGCCGCAGCAGTCGGATCATGTTGGTGATCAACGGCCTCGAGCGGCCGATCCGGGAGGCGAGTTCATCGTGGGTGACCCCGAACTCGTCGAGCAGCTGCTGGTAGGCCGCCGCCTCTTCCAGGGGGTTCAGCTGGACCCGGTGGATGTTCTCCAGCAGGGCATCCCGGAGCAGGTTGTCGTCGGCGGTCTCGCGGACGATCGCCGGGATGGTCGCCAGGCCGGCCTCTTGGGAGGCCCGCCAGCGCCGCTCCCCCATCACCAGCTGATAGCGCACCGGTTCACGTGAAACCTCGCGGACGACGATCGGCTGCATCAGGCCGAACTCGCGGATCGAGTGCACGAGTTCCGCGAGCGCTTCCTCGTCGAACACCTGGCGCGGCTGGCGTGGGTTCGGCTCGATGGTGGCCGGGTCGATCTCCCGGTACGTCGCCCCCATATCGCCCTCGGGTGCGGGGGCCGCCGCGGCCGGCGTGCCGCCGCCCATCAGGACGTCGGCGGCGGCCGAACCGATCTTCGGCGCGGTCGCGTCCCCGTCGGCCGGTCCGGTCGGAATCAGCGAGGCCAGCCCGCGGCCCAGGCCACCCTTACGTTTCGATGGTGCGTTCGTCATGACTGTCCCTTCCCGGTGGGCGCGGCGCCCCGTTCGGCGATCTCGCGGCTGGCGTCCAGATAACTCATCGCACCCCGTGACCCGGGGTCGTAGTCGATGATCGTCATGCTGTAGCCGGGTGCCTCGGAGACCTTGACGCTGCGCGGGATCACCGTCCGCAGCACCTTCTCGCCGAAGTAGCGGCGGACCTCCTCGGCCACCTGATCGGCCAGCTTGGTGCGGCCGTCATACATGGTCAGCAGAACCG
It encodes the following:
- a CDS encoding ParB/RepB/Spo0J family partition protein, producing the protein MTNAPSKRKGGLGRGLASLIPTGPADGDATAPKIGSAAADVLMGGGTPAAAAPAPEGDMGATYREIDPATIEPNPRQPRQVFDEEALAELVHSIREFGLMQPIVVREVSREPVRYQLVMGERRWRASQEAGLATIPAIVRETADDNLLRDALLENIHRVQLNPLEEAAAYQQLLDEFGVTHDELASRIGRSRPLITNMIRLLRLPIAVQRRVAAGVLSAGHARALLSLEAGAEAQEELAARIVAEGLSVRATEEAVTLANRADGTSTTPARRKPIQMPGLQDVAERLSGTFDTRVTVSLGKRKGKIVVEFGSVEDLQRIVELMDQKGG